From Brassica oleracea var. oleracea cultivar TO1000 chromosome C3, BOL, whole genome shotgun sequence, a single genomic window includes:
- the LOC106335275 gene encoding uncharacterized protein LOC106335275 isoform X1, which yields MRTGAYTVHQTLTPEAASVLKQSLTLARRRGHSQVTPLHVASTLLTSTRSNLFRRACLKSHPLTALGRQMAHPSLHCRALELCFNVALNRLPTNPNPLFQTQPSLSNALVAALKRAQAHQRRGCVEQQQSQQNQPFLAVKVELEQLVVSILDDPSVSRVMREAGLSSVSVKGNIDDDSSVVSPVFYGSSSSVGVFSSPCSPTSSENNQGGGTLSPNPSKIWHGHLTNHHSFEQNPFFHFPKGKTFAPDHVREDANPVIEVLLGMKNNKKRNTVIVGDSVPLTEGVVAKLMGRIERGEVPDDLKQTHFIKFQFSQVGLNFMNKEDIEGQVRELKRKVDSFTSWSSKGVIVCLGDLNWAVWSGENSASSSQYSAADHLVEEIGRLVYEYSNSGAKVWLLGTASYQTYMRCQMKQPPLDVQWALQAVSIPSGELSLTLHASSGHSSEMAPQVMEMKPFRVKEEGSGQEEEDDKLNFCGECAFNYEKEAKAFISAQHKILPPWLQPHGDNNNINQKFQDELSGLRKKWNRFCQALHHMKPGMTTQRFGWRAEESSSAFVDSSGVKQNSRASSSVAKFRRQNSCTIEFSFGTNNQEGLKKNLTDELSLDGFKISNDEGVEAKITLALGHSPFPSDDEEEPERSTTMRGLSEKLQENIPWQRGVLPSVVEAMEEFVKRSTRRDTWMLLSGNDVSAKRRLALTVTTSLFGSVDNMLKINLKTSKASEAYEELEKALKNGEKVVVLIEGVDLANDRFMELLVDRVEAGKSGDLDDSRGKKSHMIFLLTREDDECEDNEHVVIPMVLKCKKLSSGLVNNKRKPESDAVSTMVKMKNPRIQEEEDVACDISNIKKEFSRQLSFGSNALDLNLRVDAAEQEEEAAAKSATQERFLDSIKNRFDFTVLSNEDITKFFVTKIKDSCEEILGQHEERFGFTVEPELIEKFYRGCGFFANGLFEEWVKDVFQTGLVTVKNGGKEGISVINLCLRGIDMIDQGEVYEEEGFMGTCLPNTIQVFFVD from the exons ATGCGTACAGGGGCTTATACCGTGCACCAGACACTAACACCAGAGGCTGCTTCAGTTTTGAAGCAATCTCTAACCTTAGCAAGAAGGAGAGGCCATTCTCAGGTCACTCCACTTCACGTAGCTTCAACGCTTTTAACTTCAACAAGATCGAATCTTTTCCGACGGGCATGTCTAAAGTCTCATCCTTTGACAGCCCTCGGCCGACAAATGGCTCACCCTTCTCTCCATTGCCGAGCCCTCGAGCTCTGTTTCAACGTTGCTCTCAACAGGCTTCCCACGAATCCAAACCCTCTGTTTCAGACCCAGCCTTCGCTCTCCAACGCTTTGGTCGCGGCTCTGAAGAGAGCACAGGCGCATCAGAGGAGAGGGTGCGTGGAGCAGCAGCAGAGCCAGCAGAACCAACCTTTCTTGGCGGTTAAGGTTGAACTCGAGCAGCTCGTCGTGTCGATTCTTGATGATCCTAGTGTGAGCAGAGTGATGAGAGAAGCTGGACTCTCTAGCGTCTCGGTGAAGGGTAACATAGATGATGACTCCTCTGTTGTCTCCCCTGTTTTCTATGGATCTTCTTCCTCTGTTGGTGTCTTCTCTTCTCCATGCTCTCCTACTTCTAGTGAAAACAATCAAGGAGGAGGGACTCTAAGCCCTAACCCTAGTAAGATATGGCATGGTCACTTGACCAATCATCACTCTTTTGAGCAGAACCCTTTCTTCCACTTCCCTAAAGGCAAAACATTTGCTCCAGATCATGTGAGAGAAGACGCAAACCCGGTCATTGAAGTGCTTCTTGGGATGAAAAACAACAAGAAGAGGAACACCGTCATAGTTGGAGACTCTGTCCCTCTAACAGAAGGAGTGGTTGCAAAGCTCATGGGAAGAATAGAGAGAGGAGAAGTTCCAGATGATTTAAAGCAAACTCACTTCATCAAGTTTCAGTTCTCACAAGTTGGGTTGAACTTCATGAACAAGGAGGATATAGAGGGACAAGTGAGGGAGCTGAAGAGGAAAGTTGATTCATTCACATCTTGGAGTAGCAAAGGTGTGATTGTTTGTCTTGGGGATCTGAATTGGGCAGTGTGGAGCGGCGAAAACAGCGCATCATCATCACAGTACAGCGCGGCGGATCATCTAGTGGAGGAGATAGGGAGATTGGTTTATGAGTATAGCAACTCAGGAGCTAAAGTTTGGCTCTTGGGAACAGCTTCTTACCAAACATACATGAGGTGTCAAATGAAGCAGCCACCACTTGATGTTCAATGGGCTCTTCAAGCTGTTTCAATTCCTTCAGGAGAACTTTCACTAACTCTCCATGCTTCCAG TGGTCACAGTTCTGAGATGGCTCCTCAAGTGATGGAGATGAAGCCTTTTAGAGTTAAGGAAGAAGGATCAGGACAAGAAGAGGAAGATGATAAACTAAACTTTTGTGGAGAATGTGCTTTTAACTATGAGAAAGAAGCAAAAGCATTTATATCAGCTCAGCACAAAATATTACCACCTTGGCTACAACCTCATGGAGACAACAACAACATTAACCAAAAG TTTCAGGATGAATTGAGTGGACTGAGGAAGAAATGGAACCGGTTTTGTCAAGCTCTTCACCACATGAAACCCGGTATGACTACTCAAAGATTTGGCTGGAGAGCGGAAGAGAGCAGCTCTGCTTTTGTGGACTCGTCAGGTGTAAAACAAAACTCACGTGCATCTAGCTCGGTGGCCAAGTTCAGACGGCAGAACTCGTGTACTATTGAGTTTAGTTTCGGAACTAACAATCAAGAAGGTCTAAAGAAGAATCTAACCGATGAGTTGAGTTTGGATGGATTCAAGATTAGCAATGATGAAGGTGTGGAAGCCAAGATTACTCTTGCACTTGGTCATTCTCCATTTCCATCTGATGATGAAGAAGAACCAGAGAGATCCACTACAATGAGGGGGTTATCAGAAAAGCTTCAAGAGAACATTCCATGGCAAAGGGGAGTTCTTCCTTCAGTCGTTGAAGCCATGGAAGAGTTTGTAAAGAGGAGTACGAGGAGAGATACTTGGATGCTGCTTTCGGGGAACGATGTTTCTGCGAAAAGAAGATTGGCTCTCACAGTCACAACTTCCCTTTTCGGGTCAGTCGATAACATGTTGAAGATTAACCTGAAAACATCCAAGGCAAGTGAAGCATACGAGGAGCTCGAAAAGGCGTTGAAAAACGGAGAAAAGGTTGTCGTTTTGATAGAGGGAGTTGATTTAGCCAACGACCGGTTCATGGAGCTCCTTGTAGATAGAGTTGAGGCTGGAAAGTCCGGAGATTTGGATGATTCTCGAGGGAAGAAGAGCCACATGATCTTCCTTTTGACGAGAGAAGATGATGAATGTGAAGACAACGAACATGTTGTCATACCAATGGTGCTGAAGTGTAAGAAATTGAGTTCCGGTTTGGTAAACAACAAGAGGAAACCGGAATCTGACGCTGTGTCGACTATGGTTAAGATGAAGAATCCGAGAATCCAAGAAGAGGAGGATGTGGCTTGCGACATAAGCAACATCAAGAAAGAGTTCTCAAGGCAGTTGAGTTTCGGATCAAATGCTCTTGACCTTAACTTAAGAGTCGACGCCGCAGAGCAAGAAGAGGAAGCAGCAGCGAAATCAGCCACTCAAGAACGTTTTCTTGATTCGATCAAGAACCGGTTTGATTTCACTGTTTTGTCCAACGAAGATATAACCAAGTTTTTCGTGACGAAGATCAAAGATTCTTGTGAAGAGATCCTCGGGCAACATGAAGAGAGATTCGGGTTTACCGTCGAACCCGAACTGATCGAGAAGTTCTACAGAGGGTGTGGGTTTTTTGCTAACGGTTTGTTTGAAGAGTGGGTGAAAGATGTTTTTCAAACGGGTCTAGTAACGGTCAAAAACGGCGGGAAGGAGGGCATAAGTGTAATTAACCTATGTTTGAGGGGTATAGATATGATTGACCAAGGGGAGGTATACGAGGAGGAAGGATTCATGGGCACATGTCTACCCAACACAATCCAAGTTTTCTTTGTTGATTAG
- the LOC106335279 gene encoding uncharacterized protein LOC106335279 has translation MCLELVYHEEKRELGRQQAPGVCPYCGGKVSAVDIEAKWLFCFLPLCFKVKRKYSCSSCDRRLVLYY, from the coding sequence ATGTGTTTGGAGCTTGTGTATCACGAGGAGAAGAGGGAGCTTGGAAGGCAACAAGCACCGGGGGTGTGTCCATACTGCGGCGGAAAAGTGTCAGCGGTTGATATCGAGGCGAAGTGGTTGTTCTGTTTCTTACCACTCTGTTTCAAGGTCAAACGCAAGTACTCTTGTTCTTCCTGTGATCGTCGTCTCGTCTTGTATTATTGA
- the LOC106331159 gene encoding replication protein A 70 kDa DNA-binding subunit C-like, giving the protein MGQVTDLGPVAMVQAKGNDTKRVHFRLRDTSGHEVACCLWGKYAEQFESVEEANDESIICLIRFAKISEYRGEKQITNAFDASLVFLNPTMEEAIDFKQKMLNDPLPLGILDQSNEKKIITRVAHDWNEVDVRCISEILQSFEVDSCKIICSIETIDTDWGWFYFGCKRHNLRLTRIGRKSTGKMIQSEKPQFYCEMCRGACSTIEPKFKLHLVVKDDSETCILMLLDTVAKTIIGSKAVELWDGSFDEIEDPEILPQPIRDLVGKSFCFGLAISTDNLNGSETFKVSEVWSGEYIQRIESVSEPVSLIETNSSTLSGGELLAIDHINENSSEDVSTPSNKRKEDECDQMDMTSTSKKLCTNIIKVEKTKTD; this is encoded by the exons ATGGGACAGGTTACTGATCTTGGACCAGTAGCTATGGTCCAAGCTAAGGGAAATGACACAAAAAGAGTTCATTTCCGTTTGCGTGATACAAG TGGTCATGAAGTGGCATGTTGCTTATGGGGAAAATATGCTGAGCAATTTGAATCGGTGGAAGAAGCTAATGATGAAAGTATTATATGCTTGATAAGGTTTGCAAAAATCAGCGAATACAGAG GAGAAAAACAAATAACCAATGCATTTGATGCTTCACTTGTGTTTCTCAATCCAACAATGGAGGAAGCTATCGATTTTAAACAGAA GATGTTGAATGATCCTCTTCCCCTAGGTATTTTGGATCAAAGTAATGAAAAGAAGATAATCACAAGGGTTGCTCACGATTGGAATGAGGTAGACGTGAGATGTATTTCTGAGATTTTACAGAGTTTTGAG GTTGACAGTTGCAAGATCATTTGTTCAATTGAAACAATTGACACAGACTGGGGTTGGTTCTATTTTGGGTGTAAGAGACACAATCTACGTCTTACTAGGATTGGTAGGAAATCTACTGGTAAGATGATTCAATCTGAAAAGCCACAATTTTATTGTGAAATGTGTCGTGGAGCCTGTTCAACTATCGAGCCAAA GTTTAAGCTTCATTTGGTTGTGAAAGATGACTCTGAGACATGCATATTGATGCTTCTTGACACTGTAGCTAAAACAATTATTGGTAGCAAAGCTGTTGAACTTTGGGATGGTTCATTTGATGAG ATTGAAGACCCAGAAATCCTTCCTCAGCCTATTCGAGACTTGGTTGGAAAATCTTTTTGTTTCGGTCTAGCAATAAGCACTGACAATTTAAATGGATCAGAGACTTTTAAGGTTTCTGAGGTTTGGTCTGGAGAGTATATTCAGAGGATCGAATCAGTCTCAGAACCAGTTTCATTAATTGAGACCAATTCCTCAACTCTATCTGGTGGAGAG CTTCTTGCAATTGATCATATCAATGAGAACTCATCAGAAGATGTTTCCACCCCAAGTAACAAGCGTAAGGAAGATGAGTGTGATCAAATGGACATGACATCTACATCTAAGAAGTTATGCACTAATATCATAAAGGTGGAGAAGACAAAGACTGATTAG
- the LOC106335275 gene encoding uncharacterized protein LOC106335275 isoform X2 produces the protein MRTGAYTVHQTLTPEAASVLKQSLTLARRRGHSQVTPLHVASTLLTSTRSNLFRRACLKSHPLTALGRQMAHPSLHCRALELCFNVALNRLPTNPNPLFQTQPSLSNALVAALKRAQAHQRRGCVEQQQSQQNQPFLAVKVELEQLVVSILDDPSVSRVMREAGLSSVSVKGNIDDDSSVVSPVFYGSSSSVGVFSSPCSPTSSENNQGGGTLSPNPSKIWHGHLTNHHSFEQNPFFHFPKGKTFAPDHVREDANPVIEVLLGMKNNKKRNTVIVGDSVPLTEGVVAKLMGRIERGEVPDDLKQTHFIKFQFSQVGLNFMNKEDIEGQVRELKRKVDSFTSWSSKGVIVCLGDLNWAVWSGENSASSSQYSAADHLVEEIGRLVYEYSNSGAKVWLLGTASYQTYMRCQMKQPPLDVQWALQAVSIPSGELSLTLHASSGHSSEMAPQVMEMKPFRVKEEGSGQEEEDDKLNFCGECAFNYEKEAKAFISAQHKILPPWLQPHGDNNNINQKDELSGLRKKWNRFCQALHHMKPGMTTQRFGWRAEESSSAFVDSSGVKQNSRASSSVAKFRRQNSCTIEFSFGTNNQEGLKKNLTDELSLDGFKISNDEGVEAKITLALGHSPFPSDDEEEPERSTTMRGLSEKLQENIPWQRGVLPSVVEAMEEFVKRSTRRDTWMLLSGNDVSAKRRLALTVTTSLFGSVDNMLKINLKTSKASEAYEELEKALKNGEKVVVLIEGVDLANDRFMELLVDRVEAGKSGDLDDSRGKKSHMIFLLTREDDECEDNEHVVIPMVLKCKKLSSGLVNNKRKPESDAVSTMVKMKNPRIQEEEDVACDISNIKKEFSRQLSFGSNALDLNLRVDAAEQEEEAAAKSATQERFLDSIKNRFDFTVLSNEDITKFFVTKIKDSCEEILGQHEERFGFTVEPELIEKFYRGCGFFANGLFEEWVKDVFQTGLVTVKNGGKEGISVINLCLRGIDMIDQGEVYEEEGFMGTCLPNTIQVFFVD, from the exons ATGCGTACAGGGGCTTATACCGTGCACCAGACACTAACACCAGAGGCTGCTTCAGTTTTGAAGCAATCTCTAACCTTAGCAAGAAGGAGAGGCCATTCTCAGGTCACTCCACTTCACGTAGCTTCAACGCTTTTAACTTCAACAAGATCGAATCTTTTCCGACGGGCATGTCTAAAGTCTCATCCTTTGACAGCCCTCGGCCGACAAATGGCTCACCCTTCTCTCCATTGCCGAGCCCTCGAGCTCTGTTTCAACGTTGCTCTCAACAGGCTTCCCACGAATCCAAACCCTCTGTTTCAGACCCAGCCTTCGCTCTCCAACGCTTTGGTCGCGGCTCTGAAGAGAGCACAGGCGCATCAGAGGAGAGGGTGCGTGGAGCAGCAGCAGAGCCAGCAGAACCAACCTTTCTTGGCGGTTAAGGTTGAACTCGAGCAGCTCGTCGTGTCGATTCTTGATGATCCTAGTGTGAGCAGAGTGATGAGAGAAGCTGGACTCTCTAGCGTCTCGGTGAAGGGTAACATAGATGATGACTCCTCTGTTGTCTCCCCTGTTTTCTATGGATCTTCTTCCTCTGTTGGTGTCTTCTCTTCTCCATGCTCTCCTACTTCTAGTGAAAACAATCAAGGAGGAGGGACTCTAAGCCCTAACCCTAGTAAGATATGGCATGGTCACTTGACCAATCATCACTCTTTTGAGCAGAACCCTTTCTTCCACTTCCCTAAAGGCAAAACATTTGCTCCAGATCATGTGAGAGAAGACGCAAACCCGGTCATTGAAGTGCTTCTTGGGATGAAAAACAACAAGAAGAGGAACACCGTCATAGTTGGAGACTCTGTCCCTCTAACAGAAGGAGTGGTTGCAAAGCTCATGGGAAGAATAGAGAGAGGAGAAGTTCCAGATGATTTAAAGCAAACTCACTTCATCAAGTTTCAGTTCTCACAAGTTGGGTTGAACTTCATGAACAAGGAGGATATAGAGGGACAAGTGAGGGAGCTGAAGAGGAAAGTTGATTCATTCACATCTTGGAGTAGCAAAGGTGTGATTGTTTGTCTTGGGGATCTGAATTGGGCAGTGTGGAGCGGCGAAAACAGCGCATCATCATCACAGTACAGCGCGGCGGATCATCTAGTGGAGGAGATAGGGAGATTGGTTTATGAGTATAGCAACTCAGGAGCTAAAGTTTGGCTCTTGGGAACAGCTTCTTACCAAACATACATGAGGTGTCAAATGAAGCAGCCACCACTTGATGTTCAATGGGCTCTTCAAGCTGTTTCAATTCCTTCAGGAGAACTTTCACTAACTCTCCATGCTTCCAG TGGTCACAGTTCTGAGATGGCTCCTCAAGTGATGGAGATGAAGCCTTTTAGAGTTAAGGAAGAAGGATCAGGACAAGAAGAGGAAGATGATAAACTAAACTTTTGTGGAGAATGTGCTTTTAACTATGAGAAAGAAGCAAAAGCATTTATATCAGCTCAGCACAAAATATTACCACCTTGGCTACAACCTCATGGAGACAACAACAACATTAACCAAAAG GATGAATTGAGTGGACTGAGGAAGAAATGGAACCGGTTTTGTCAAGCTCTTCACCACATGAAACCCGGTATGACTACTCAAAGATTTGGCTGGAGAGCGGAAGAGAGCAGCTCTGCTTTTGTGGACTCGTCAGGTGTAAAACAAAACTCACGTGCATCTAGCTCGGTGGCCAAGTTCAGACGGCAGAACTCGTGTACTATTGAGTTTAGTTTCGGAACTAACAATCAAGAAGGTCTAAAGAAGAATCTAACCGATGAGTTGAGTTTGGATGGATTCAAGATTAGCAATGATGAAGGTGTGGAAGCCAAGATTACTCTTGCACTTGGTCATTCTCCATTTCCATCTGATGATGAAGAAGAACCAGAGAGATCCACTACAATGAGGGGGTTATCAGAAAAGCTTCAAGAGAACATTCCATGGCAAAGGGGAGTTCTTCCTTCAGTCGTTGAAGCCATGGAAGAGTTTGTAAAGAGGAGTACGAGGAGAGATACTTGGATGCTGCTTTCGGGGAACGATGTTTCTGCGAAAAGAAGATTGGCTCTCACAGTCACAACTTCCCTTTTCGGGTCAGTCGATAACATGTTGAAGATTAACCTGAAAACATCCAAGGCAAGTGAAGCATACGAGGAGCTCGAAAAGGCGTTGAAAAACGGAGAAAAGGTTGTCGTTTTGATAGAGGGAGTTGATTTAGCCAACGACCGGTTCATGGAGCTCCTTGTAGATAGAGTTGAGGCTGGAAAGTCCGGAGATTTGGATGATTCTCGAGGGAAGAAGAGCCACATGATCTTCCTTTTGACGAGAGAAGATGATGAATGTGAAGACAACGAACATGTTGTCATACCAATGGTGCTGAAGTGTAAGAAATTGAGTTCCGGTTTGGTAAACAACAAGAGGAAACCGGAATCTGACGCTGTGTCGACTATGGTTAAGATGAAGAATCCGAGAATCCAAGAAGAGGAGGATGTGGCTTGCGACATAAGCAACATCAAGAAAGAGTTCTCAAGGCAGTTGAGTTTCGGATCAAATGCTCTTGACCTTAACTTAAGAGTCGACGCCGCAGAGCAAGAAGAGGAAGCAGCAGCGAAATCAGCCACTCAAGAACGTTTTCTTGATTCGATCAAGAACCGGTTTGATTTCACTGTTTTGTCCAACGAAGATATAACCAAGTTTTTCGTGACGAAGATCAAAGATTCTTGTGAAGAGATCCTCGGGCAACATGAAGAGAGATTCGGGTTTACCGTCGAACCCGAACTGATCGAGAAGTTCTACAGAGGGTGTGGGTTTTTTGCTAACGGTTTGTTTGAAGAGTGGGTGAAAGATGTTTTTCAAACGGGTCTAGTAACGGTCAAAAACGGCGGGAAGGAGGGCATAAGTGTAATTAACCTATGTTTGAGGGGTATAGATATGATTGACCAAGGGGAGGTATACGAGGAGGAAGGATTCATGGGCACATGTCTACCCAACACAATCCAAGTTTTCTTTGTTGATTAG